A single window of Amyelois transitella isolate CPQ chromosome 17, ilAmyTran1.1, whole genome shotgun sequence DNA harbors:
- the LOC106143333 gene encoding uncharacterized protein LOC106143333 yields the protein MHLIILAAVVTLTSAMPSFIAVPADQIAFVDLSQLRVRRVPRQTLQPPPPPPPAPLPNLYNQDYQPIPLQYHQPIPLAPQQEQLLQPRLRVQPPQDVSGAATLGADSLAERPPDFGEYVDFGAHTGDHGAFGWYADYPVNNHDEHAYRK from the exons CACCTCATTATACTAGCAGCCGTAGTGACCCTTACTTCAGCGATGCCATCCTTCATCGCGGTACCAGCAGACCAGATCGCGTTCGTTGACCTCTCACAGCTCAGGGTTCGGAGGGTACCAAGGCAGACTCTTCAGCCGCCCCCTCCCCCTCCCCCCGCGCCGCTGCCTAATCTCTACAATCAGGATTATCAGCCAATACCGTTGCAGTATCATCAAC CCATTCCTCTGGCTCCGCAACAAGAACAATTACTCCAGCCTCGACTGCGGGTCCAGCCACCGCAGGATGTGTCAGGGGCCGCTACCCTTGGCGCAGATTCGCTAGCTGAAAGGCCCCCAGACTTCGGGGAATACGTCGACTTCGGAGCCCACACAGGGGACCACGGGGCCTTCGGGTGGTACGCCGATTACCCCGTCAACAATCATGACGAACACGCATACAGAAAGTAA